From the Phycisphaeraceae bacterium genome, the window GAATCGCGCCCATGGAGTACGCGCCCTTTGCGCCGCCGCCCTCCAAGACCAAGCCTCTTCGCATGCGGGGCTTGTCCGTGAGATGCTCTTCGATTGGGGACACATGCTCCATTCGGTAAAGATGCTAGCCGGCCGTGGCCATCAAGTCGGCCTTAATCGCGCCCGGGAGGTTGCTTAGATGCCGCTCGACGAGATGGTGCAAGTCCGTCGCGACCGTGTTGGCTATCCGACGGCGTCTGCCTCGTTCGTGGCGACTCGAAAAACCCCGGCCAGTGGCCGGGGAAGCGGGATCGGGCGATCCCGTTTGGTCAGGCGGGGTCCACCTGCTCTGGCCCCTTGTCGCGCAGGGCGTGGTACTCGGTCATCGCGTCGAGGTGGACATCGATGCTCGCGGGGTAGGTGAGCTTGCCAATGCGTTCGACGATGCCGCGCTCGAGCAGGAAGGCGAGTGCCGTCGCGACCTGCGTGACGGGCTGGTCGATCGCTCCGGCGATGATTTCGACGGTGTCGCCTTCGCCGAACTCGTCGAAGCGATGCGCGACCGCCTCGAGCGACGCGAGCCTGCATCGGTGCTGGTAAGGCTGGCCACGCCGGGGCGTGACGGCTCGGACGAGCATGCCCTTGTGATCAACGCTGAAGGACTCGACACGCTCGTGTTTGGTGTTGGTCGTGGTCGTGGTCTTGGTCACGCTCACGCTCCCTTCTTCGTGCTGGGTCCAGCTTCGAACAGCCCGCGATCGGTCTTGCGGAACCGGGCCGCGTCGCCCTTGCTCGCGATCTCGCGGATGATCGCGGCGTACAGCGTGGCGTGGGGTGTCGCGCCGCTGGTGACCCAGCCGGCTGCGATGGCGCGTTCGGCGATGGCCTTGGCGCTGAGCGGCTCGCGGGCCTCCGTCAGGACCTTGGCGGCGAGGTCGAGGCCGCTGGGCTTGCGGGCGCTGTCGGACTTCGGCTTGAGCGCTTTGGGCGCCTTGGCCCGTGTTTGGCCCACGCTCGCCCG encodes:
- a CDS encoding winged helix-turn-helix domain-containing protein produces the protein MTTTTTTTKKTTQKKASTKKAAAKKTSKATPSQKATTKPDHANARTAAGERARKEAIAIAHANIDRIEAGEPGAARHSPAHAARVANGEIRLGKDAPTPNDATRASVGQTRAKAPKALKPKSDSARKPSGLDLAAKVLTEAREPLSAKAIAERAIAAGWVTSGATPHATLYAAIIREIASKGDAARFRKTDRGLFEAGPSTKKGA